A stretch of the Campylobacter concisus genome encodes the following:
- a CDS encoding C4-dicarboxylate ABC transporter, which yields MLKLRKINDNPIVTLDPYEYEGFRFSNSNVDTLSLSKNILKRDFFISYIEYKDIITATINISRTIDDEDIENNISIKIYEELSLDPAIDYKIVYFESNVEKEDRIFNVFIATNETINKIFKNISKRVPFIDYVVVEPLLYSAIYKKGLLPSTQSDCFLTFRADEAFISIYVNGEYLTSRGLRYTLNYLKDKFIEQSGERVSLESFLDILKTRGLLDSNEEGFSYDLNTVFEDYIFYVNDTINVVNRIYSINIKNIYIDCDYKIERFEKFINTKLGTNATKLNTSTVINSKNLAISERYNMMALYANFYKKEAFNADFNFSNLLRPDPFTRRKSGKFILTCAAAFCLSMSYPLYNYIAGSILEADSQRLSDELDVLNAQAAQIRSTLERLKKEQNDIKGLTDKEEEKLNFRKWLLQEIENKKDHYVMKGLNLFEITDMINNNSVFITNIKNNDKNLTVTVVSDNEKRITQLIKDISKMPKYSVNTKKIKEDRQNNEYESNISIEIRQ from the coding sequence ATGTTAAAGCTTAGAAAGATTAACGATAATCCAATCGTTACTCTAGATCCTTATGAATATGAAGGTTTTAGATTTTCTAATAGCAATGTCGATACGCTAAGTCTTTCAAAGAATATTCTAAAGCGAGACTTTTTTATATCTTATATCGAATACAAAGATATAATAACAGCTACCATAAATATATCAAGAACAATAGATGATGAGGATATTGAAAACAATATCTCGATCAAAATTTACGAAGAACTCTCTCTTGATCCTGCGATTGACTATAAAATAGTTTATTTTGAAAGCAATGTTGAAAAAGAAGACAGAATTTTTAATGTTTTTATTGCTACAAACGAAACGATAAATAAAATTTTTAAAAATATTTCTAAAAGAGTACCTTTTATAGATTATGTCGTTGTAGAGCCGCTTTTATATAGTGCTATATATAAAAAAGGCTTACTTCCTAGCACTCAGAGTGATTGTTTTTTGACATTTAGGGCCGATGAAGCATTTATAAGCATTTATGTAAATGGGGAATACCTTACATCAAGAGGTTTAAGATACACACTAAATTATCTAAAAGATAAATTTATAGAGCAAAGCGGCGAAAGAGTAAGCCTAGAAAGCTTTTTAGACATCCTAAAGACAAGAGGACTTTTAGATAGCAATGAAGAAGGCTTTAGCTACGATCTAAATACTGTTTTTGAGGACTATATATTTTACGTAAATGACACGATAAATGTTGTTAATAGAATCTATAGCATAAATATAAAAAATATCTATATTGACTGCGACTATAAAATAGAGCGTTTTGAGAAATTCATAAATACAAAGCTTGGCACAAATGCTACGAAATTAAATACAAGCACTGTAATAAATTCTAAAAATTTAGCCATTAGCGAACGATATAACATGATGGCTTTGTATGCAAATTTTTATAAAAAAGAGGCCTTTAATGCTGATTTTAACTTCTCAAATTTGCTTAGGCCTGATCCGTTTACAAGAAGAAAAAGCGGTAAATTTATACTGACATGTGCCGCTGCTTTTTGCCTAAGCATGTCCTATCCTCTTTATAATTATATAGCTGGTAGTATTTTAGAGGCAGATTCGCAAAGGCTGAGCGATGAGCTTGATGTGCTTAATGCACAAGCAGCACAAATAAGAAGTACTCTTGAAAGACTAAAAAAAGAGCAAAATGATATAAAAGGATTAACTGACAAAGAGGAAGAGAAGTTAAATTTTAGAAAATGGTTGCTTCAAGAAATTGAAAACAAAAAAGATCATTACGTAATGAAAGGTTTAAATCTTTTTGAAATTACCGATATGATAAACAACAATAGCGTTTTTATAACAAATATTAAAAATAACGATAAAAATTTAACAGTAACTGTTGTTAGTGATAATGAAAAAAGGATTACGCAGCTAATAAAAGATATTAGCAAGATGCCTAAATATTCAGTAAATACAAAAAAAATTAAAGAAGATAGGCAAAACAACGAGTATGAAAGCAATATAAGTATAGAGATTAGACAATGA
- the era gene encoding GTPase Era gives MKSGFVSIIGRTNAGKSSFLNALLNEKIAIVSHKQNATRRKINGIVMNGEDQIIFTDTPGLHESNKAINQLLISQAIKSMGDCDLIVFLAPIHDDTSDYEKFLALNPEKPHILVLTKVDESSNAKVLEKITQYQKFQDKFAALLTFSTKQPTYKKPLLDEICKLLPEHEYFYDPEFLTSTNEKEIFREFILEAIYENLSDEIPYLSDAIIKSVKEKPGITEIFASIITERDIHKSMIIGKNGETIKRIGIFARKLIQNLTGSKVFLKLDVIVKKGWSKEEKSLNKIIGY, from the coding sequence TTGAAATCAGGCTTTGTTAGCATCATAGGACGCACAAATGCTGGCAAAAGCTCGTTTTTAAATGCCTTATTGAACGAAAAGATCGCCATCGTCTCGCATAAACAAAATGCAACTCGCAGAAAGATAAATGGCATAGTTATGAACGGCGAAGATCAAATCATCTTCACCGACACGCCAGGACTTCATGAAAGCAACAAAGCGATAAATCAACTGCTAATTAGCCAAGCGATAAAATCGATGGGAGACTGCGATCTCATCGTATTTTTAGCGCCTATCCATGATGACACAAGTGACTACGAGAAATTTTTAGCCCTAAATCCTGAAAAACCACACATCTTAGTGCTAACAAAAGTCGATGAGAGCTCAAATGCGAAAGTCTTAGAAAAGATCACCCAATATCAAAAATTTCAAGATAAATTTGCAGCTTTGCTTACTTTTAGCACCAAGCAGCCAACCTATAAAAAGCCGCTTCTTGATGAGATTTGCAAGCTTTTGCCAGAGCATGAGTACTTTTACGATCCGGAATTTCTTACTTCAACAAATGAAAAAGAAATTTTTAGGGAATTTATACTAGAAGCGATATATGAAAATTTAAGCGATGAGATCCCATATCTTAGCGATGCAATCATAAAAAGTGTAAAAGAAAAACCTGGCATAACTGAAATTTTTGCAAGTATCATCACTGAGCGTGATATTCATAAGAGTATGATCATCGGTAAAAATGGTGAAACGATAAAACGAATAGGAATTTTTGCAAGAAAGTTAATACAAAATTTAACCGGATCAAAGGTCTTTTTGAAACTCGATGTAATCGTTAAAAAAGGCTGGAGTAAAGAAGAAAAGAGCCTTAATAAAATAATTGGTTATTGA
- the hslU gene encoding HslU--HslV peptidase ATPase subunit → MNLTPREIVKFLDDYVIGQKDAKKIIAIALRNRYRRMKLEKSLQDDIMPKNILMIGSTGVGKTEIARRLSKMMGLPFIKVEASKYTEVGFVGRDVESMVRDLAMASYNLVKNEQSEKNQDKINAYIEEKIVSKLLPPLPKGASEEKQAEYAKSYEKMLNRLRNGELDELSIEIEVQQNPLEAGSNVPPDMAQMQESFIKIIGIGGKNIKKEMKVKDAKKALQSEANDKILDLESIKTEALRRAENEGIIFIDEIDKVAVGSGSSNRQDPSKEGVQRDLLPIVEGSNVNTKFGNLKTDHILFIAAGAFHISKPSDLIPELQGRFPLRVELDSLDEDALYQILTQPKNSLLKQYIALLSTENVELEFDDEAIKEIARIAHAANEKMEDIGARRLHTVIERVIEDISFEASEKSGEKINVTKELVKERLKDVVEDQDLARYIL, encoded by the coding sequence AGATCATAGCGATCGCGCTTCGCAACCGCTACCGCCGCATGAAGCTTGAAAAAAGCCTGCAAGATGACATCATGCCAAAAAACATTTTGATGATCGGCTCAACTGGCGTTGGTAAAACTGAGATCGCAAGGCGTCTTTCAAAGATGATGGGGCTGCCATTTATCAAGGTTGAGGCTAGCAAATATACTGAGGTTGGCTTTGTTGGCCGTGATGTTGAGAGTATGGTAAGAGACCTTGCTATGGCATCATATAATCTCGTAAAAAACGAGCAAAGCGAGAAAAACCAAGACAAAATCAACGCCTACATCGAAGAAAAGATTGTCTCAAAGCTACTTCCACCACTTCCAAAAGGTGCTAGCGAAGAGAAGCAAGCAGAGTACGCTAAGAGCTATGAAAAGATGCTAAATAGGCTAAGAAACGGCGAGCTTGACGAGCTAAGTATCGAGATCGAGGTACAGCAAAACCCGCTTGAAGCTGGCTCAAACGTGCCACCTGACATGGCGCAGATGCAAGAGAGCTTTATAAAGATAATTGGCATCGGTGGCAAAAATATCAAAAAAGAGATGAAGGTAAAAGACGCTAAAAAAGCTCTTCAAAGCGAAGCAAATGATAAAATTTTAGACCTTGAGAGCATAAAAACTGAGGCTTTAAGAAGAGCTGAAAACGAAGGTATCATCTTTATAGACGAGATCGATAAAGTGGCCGTTGGCTCAGGTAGCTCAAACAGGCAAGATCCTAGTAAAGAAGGCGTACAAAGAGATTTACTACCGATCGTTGAGGGCTCAAATGTAAATACTAAATTTGGAAATTTAAAGACAGATCACATTTTGTTTATTGCTGCTGGTGCCTTTCATATAAGCAAACCAAGCGATCTCATCCCTGAGCTTCAAGGCCGTTTTCCACTAAGAGTTGAGCTTGATAGCCTTGATGAAGACGCGCTTTATCAAATTTTAACTCAGCCAAAAAATTCGCTTTTAAAGCAATACATCGCACTTCTTTCAACTGAAAATGTCGAGCTAGAATTTGACGATGAAGCGATAAAAGAGATAGCTAGGATCGCTCACGCAGCAAATGAAAAGATGGAAGACATCGGTGCTAGACGCCTTCATACGGTAATCGAGCGCGTGATAGAAGATATTAGCTTTGAGGCTAGCGAAAAGAGCGGCGAGAAGATAAATGTGACAAAAGAGCTTGTAAAAGAGCGCCTAAAAGACGTGGTCGAGGATCAAGACCTAGCGAGGTATATACTTTGA